Sequence from the Silvibacterium dinghuense genome:
TGACCAACCCCTACCAGTACGACGTGCTGCTGCTTGAGAACCTGTACGGCGACATCGTCAGCGACCTGTGCGCGGCCTTCGTCGGTGGCCTGGGACTCGTCCCCGGCGCGAACCTCGGCCATGAGGCAGCAATCTTCGAGGCGGTCCACGGATCGGCTCCCGACATCGCCGGCAAGGACATCGCCAACCCGACCGCCCTGCTGCAGTCGGCCGTGCTGATGCTCCGCCATCTCGACGAAGAGGCAGCGGCGGATCGCATCCAGGCCGCGATCGAGAAGGTCTACACCGAGAAGAAGACGCTCACCCGCGATGTTCACGGCACGGCCGGCACCACGGCCTTCGCCGACGCGGTCATCGCGGCTCTCTAGTCCATCTGCGCCCCGGTCTGTCCTGCGAAACGGCTTATGTGCTTCACAGGACAGGAAGGGGCGCGTTCCGTTTCCGAACAGGTATCGCGAAAGCTCCTTTTTAGAAGCTCCTCCGCAATTTCCTGATAAGAACGACTGATCCTCAGCTTCTTTTGTGAAAGATTCCTCTTCGACAGCTTTTACGGAAGGCTAACGGTGTAAACCATGTCTCTGAAGCAAACGGCCCTGATTCTGCTCTCCGCTCTGGCTCTCGCCGGCGCAGGCTGCAAGAAGTCCGGCCCCGCCGCTCCCGCCCAGAATTACGTCTCCATCGATCCGGCCACGGCCGGAACCATTTCCGGCACAATTCATTACGAGGGCAAGCCTCCGGCTCGCATTCCCATCGACATGGGGCAGGACCCGGCGTGTACCTTTGCCGATGCGAACCTGACCGAGCAGTACGTGGTGCATAACGGCGGGCTCGCGAATGTCTTTCTGTACGTAAAAAGCGGGCTGGGCGACAAGGTATATGCCATCCCCACGTCGCCGGTGGTGATGGACCAGAAAGGCTGCCGCTATACGCCGCACGTGGTCGGTCTCCGTGTCGGACAGCCGATCAAGTTCACCAACAGCGACAACACTATGCAC
This genomic interval carries:
- a CDS encoding carboxypeptidase regulatory-like domain-containing protein encodes the protein MSLKQTALILLSALALAGAGCKKSGPAAPAQNYVSIDPATAGTISGTIHYEGKPPARIPIDMGQDPACTFADANLTEQYVVHNGGLANVFLYVKSGLGDKVYAIPTSPVVMDQKGCRYTPHVVGLRVGQPIKFTNSDNTMHNVHMTPTLGTNQAADLSEPPNDAGETRVLSSPELMIPVRCNNHPWMEAFINVIDNPFYAVSDTDGHFTIHGLPPGTYTIEAVHEVLGKQTATVTVASQQTATANFTFSGTK